In Pseudoduganella albidiflava, a single window of DNA contains:
- a CDS encoding sensor histidine kinase, with amino-acid sequence MTITLLLLDDNPDDRALARRELERHFDGCTIREVGDRAGFEREMQDGLRVDLIITDFQMRWITGLDILKQVRAYDAQLPVIMFTATGTQEIAVEAMKLGLDDYVIKSPRHYARLPLAVRTCLDRSEIRARAIRSETRLAGLLENIQLGVFRMTLDGRLQEGNRAFWTMLGGDPTAPDTLRHPLLDQVLARLPALQATLDTAELQAELGAIDDAGRFFVVKLVRVKVNGHEAVDGIVEDATSLRRASAEIHRLNAELEQRIAERTRQLQEANEALETFGFSVSHDLREPLRTIQGYAAALRQDLHAGDYRHLEKFVERINAIARRIDQMVSDLLEFARLSRAEVGSETLVLTDIVRDARVALQNEPVYRAAEVHVDIPEALRVRAHRPILVQALTNLLGNAVKFVRPHTHAAIHVVARAHGRQVRIEVQDNGIGLADEARARVFNVFERLHGEEEYPGTGIGLAIVKKGVERMNGCVGVDSAPGIGSTFWIELPSA; translated from the coding sequence GTGACGATTACCTTATTACTGCTGGACGATAATCCGGATGACCGCGCCCTCGCGCGGCGCGAACTCGAACGCCATTTCGACGGCTGCACCATCCGCGAAGTGGGCGACCGTGCCGGCTTCGAGCGCGAAATGCAGGACGGCCTGCGGGTCGACCTGATCATCACCGATTTCCAGATGCGCTGGATCACCGGCCTCGATATCCTGAAACAGGTAAGGGCCTACGATGCGCAGCTGCCCGTCATCATGTTCACCGCGACCGGCACGCAGGAAATCGCCGTCGAGGCGATGAAGCTCGGGCTGGACGACTATGTCATCAAGAGTCCGCGCCACTATGCGCGCCTGCCGCTCGCCGTGCGGACCTGTCTCGACCGCTCGGAGATCCGGGCACGCGCGATCCGTTCGGAAACGCGGCTGGCCGGCCTGCTCGAGAATATCCAGCTGGGCGTCTTCCGTATGACCCTCGATGGCCGTCTCCAGGAGGGCAACCGCGCATTCTGGACCATGCTCGGCGGCGATCCGACGGCGCCGGATACCTTGCGCCATCCATTGCTCGACCAGGTGCTGGCGCGCCTGCCCGCACTCCAGGCCACGCTGGACACCGCCGAGCTGCAGGCGGAGCTGGGCGCCATCGATGACGCGGGCCGCTTCTTTGTCGTCAAGCTCGTTCGTGTCAAGGTCAACGGACATGAAGCCGTCGACGGTATCGTGGAAGATGCGACGTCGCTGCGCAGGGCCAGTGCCGAGATCCATCGGCTCAATGCGGAGCTGGAGCAGCGTATCGCCGAACGCACCCGGCAGCTGCAGGAGGCCAACGAAGCGCTGGAAACGTTCGGCTTTTCGGTGTCCCACGACCTGCGTGAACCGTTGCGCACAATCCAGGGGTACGCGGCAGCCCTGCGCCAGGACCTGCACGCGGGGGATTACCGGCACCTGGAGAAGTTCGTCGAGCGCATCAATGCGATCGCGCGGCGCATCGACCAGATGGTGTCGGACCTGCTGGAGTTTGCCCGCTTGTCGCGGGCCGAGGTCGGCTCCGAAACGCTGGTATTGACGGACATCGTGCGCGATGCCCGGGTCGCGCTGCAAAACGAGCCGGTCTATCGTGCGGCCGAGGTCCATGTCGACATCCCGGAAGCGTTGCGGGTCAGGGCGCATCGTCCCATTCTCGTGCAGGCGCTGACGAACCTGTTGGGTAACGCCGTCAAGTTCGTGCGGCCCCATACGCATGCAGCCATCCACGTCGTGGCCCGCGCGCACGGCCGCCAGGTCCGGATCGAAGTGCAGGACAACGGCATCGGCCTGGCCGACGAGGCCCGCGCGCGCGTCTTCAATGTCTTCGAACGCCTGCATGGCGAGGAAGAGTATCCCGGAACAGGGATCGGCCTGGCGATCGTGAAGAAGGGCGTCGAACGCATGAATGGCTGCGTGGGCGTGGATTCCGCTCCCGGCATCGGATCAACTTTCTGGATCGAGTTGCCAAGTGCCTGA
- a CDS encoding response regulator gives MTLATAAPPSDGAPLILLVEDNPDDVLLAKRAFRKAALAATLEIASDGDEAVGYLDAAAQPGASPRPALPSLILLDLKLPKRPGLEVLRWIRATQHYDATPVVVLTSSTQDEDIQKAYALGANSYLQKPVAFNGLVQLLGVLGLYWLQNNLTASPGATQR, from the coding sequence ATGACGCTCGCCACTGCCGCGCCACCGTCGGACGGCGCTCCGCTCATCCTTCTCGTCGAGGACAATCCGGACGATGTCCTGCTGGCGAAGCGGGCATTCAGGAAGGCCGCCCTGGCGGCGACGCTGGAAATCGCCAGCGATGGTGATGAAGCCGTCGGATACCTGGACGCCGCCGCGCAGCCAGGTGCGAGCCCACGGCCTGCGCTCCCGTCGCTGATCCTGCTCGACCTGAAACTGCCGAAGCGCCCGGGCCTGGAAGTATTGCGCTGGATACGCGCAACGCAGCACTACGACGCCACACCTGTTGTGGTGCTGACCTCTTCCACGCAGGATGAAGACATCCAGAAAGCTTACGCACTGGGCGCCAACTCCTACCTGCAGAAGCCGGTGGCATTCAACGGCCTGGTGCAGCTGCTCGGGGTGCTGGGCCTGTACTGGCTGCAGAATAACCTGACCGCGTCGCCCGGGGCGACGCAGCGTTAG
- a CDS encoding PAS domain-containing protein, translated as MTLASDAEAAQRGFLLTSNEKFASAYTVARDQVPHEMRTLRELTRDNPRQQATLRLLEAALQRRLHMLELVMQQYRGGTMADPDMLESGRLIKQQIVAHATTIRLEEQRLLRERQARAQITRWELVTAVAVVSALSVFLIILLWVISRRDAARLRAERAQLDATLRGIGEGVIATDRNGVVTLVNPVAEGLMGITEKAALGQRLADLLHLHHETGTPVTAVDTALGESGTGRWHLKTGERHHVVELTVAPVKADSTTPQGSVLVMRDVTDRDARERALRESEENYRYTIELNPQIPWKATPDGSVHGVSERWLALTGQPRDAATGAGWAEAVHAEDLPGMVAAWTHAVSTGEPYDFEHRIHTADGGLRWMRSRANPRRDESGAIVAWYGLTEDIHARKEAELSLRRGEAELRDKLAQVETIYRAVPIGLGYVDTHARIVELNEALAEVAGRPKAGLLGMTPAAVLPAPFGDRVTEVLDEVLLRRHQVSGVAFTDTQAVDGARRDWLGSFFPVIDGGDVQGVVIALLEVTQIKVAQLELEQANQSLERRIEERTMQIGEANAELRAFAHTVAHDLRAPLRNVEGFATALLEDEGERMSEDGRLFAERIVAAVTRMDRLITDLLAYSRLSRAELRIEPVDPAAVLRAVMRDLEGEIAARGAEIAVAPALPMVMGNQAMLVQVLANLVSNAIKFVVPGTPPRVSIGGSRDGPLVRLSIEDNGIGIAPEHHEHVFGVFERLHGQEQYPGTGIGLAIVKKGIERMGGSVRILPAASGGTVFELALPAAA; from the coding sequence ATGACACTGGCCAGCGACGCCGAAGCGGCGCAGCGGGGCTTCCTGCTGACGAGCAACGAGAAGTTCGCCTCCGCCTACACCGTCGCGCGCGACCAGGTTCCCCATGAGATGCGTACCCTGCGCGAGCTGACCCGCGACAATCCACGCCAGCAGGCGACGTTGCGCTTGCTGGAGGCAGCGCTGCAACGGCGCCTGCACATGCTGGAGCTGGTCATGCAGCAGTATCGGGGAGGCACCATGGCCGATCCCGACATGCTGGAGTCGGGCCGCCTGATCAAGCAGCAGATCGTGGCCCATGCGACCACCATTCGTCTCGAGGAGCAGCGCCTGCTTCGCGAGCGGCAAGCGCGCGCGCAGATCACCCGCTGGGAACTGGTCACCGCGGTAGCCGTCGTGTCCGCCCTGTCGGTATTCCTGATCATCCTGCTGTGGGTAATATCGAGACGGGATGCCGCCCGCCTGCGGGCCGAGCGCGCACAGCTCGACGCGACCCTGCGCGGGATCGGTGAAGGGGTGATTGCAACCGACCGCAACGGTGTTGTCACCCTGGTGAATCCGGTCGCGGAAGGCCTGATGGGGATCACGGAAAAGGCGGCCCTGGGACAACGCCTGGCAGACCTGCTGCACCTGCATCACGAGACCGGCACTCCGGTCACGGCAGTGGACACGGCGCTTGGCGAAAGCGGCACCGGCCGCTGGCACTTGAAGACTGGCGAACGCCATCACGTTGTCGAGTTGACCGTGGCGCCCGTCAAAGCGGACAGCACGACGCCGCAGGGGTCCGTACTGGTGATGCGGGACGTCACCGACCGCGATGCGCGCGAGCGTGCGCTGCGCGAATCCGAAGAAAACTACCGGTACACGATCGAACTCAATCCGCAGATCCCGTGGAAGGCAACTCCCGACGGCAGTGTCCACGGCGTCTCGGAACGCTGGCTGGCGCTCACCGGGCAGCCGCGTGACGCCGCGACAGGGGCAGGGTGGGCGGAGGCCGTGCATGCGGAGGATTTGCCGGGAATGGTCGCAGCCTGGACGCACGCGGTCTCGACGGGGGAGCCGTATGACTTCGAGCATCGCATCCACACCGCGGATGGTGGCCTTCGATGGATGCGCTCCCGGGCAAATCCGCGGCGCGACGAGTCGGGGGCGATCGTCGCATGGTATGGACTGACCGAGGATATCCACGCCCGCAAGGAAGCGGAACTGTCGTTGCGCCGCGGCGAAGCGGAGCTGCGCGACAAGCTGGCCCAGGTCGAAACCATTTATCGTGCCGTTCCCATCGGCCTGGGCTACGTCGATACGCATGCGCGGATCGTGGAACTGAATGAAGCGCTGGCCGAGGTCGCGGGACGCCCGAAGGCCGGGCTGCTCGGCATGACACCCGCGGCTGTGCTGCCGGCACCCTTTGGCGACCGTGTGACCGAGGTGCTGGACGAGGTCCTGCTGCGGCGACACCAGGTGAGCGGTGTCGCATTCACCGACACGCAGGCCGTGGACGGCGCGCGGCGCGACTGGCTGGGCAGCTTCTTTCCCGTGATCGATGGCGGCGACGTGCAGGGCGTGGTCATCGCATTGCTCGAGGTCACGCAGATCAAGGTGGCGCAGCTGGAACTCGAGCAGGCGAACCAGTCGCTGGAACGGCGCATCGAGGAGCGGACCATGCAGATCGGCGAAGCGAATGCCGAGCTGCGCGCTTTTGCGCACACGGTCGCCCACGACCTGCGCGCGCCACTGCGCAACGTGGAGGGGTTCGCGACGGCGCTGCTGGAAGACGAGGGTGAGCGGATGTCGGAAGACGGCCGGCTGTTCGCCGAGCGGATCGTCGCTGCCGTCACGCGCATGGACCGCCTGATCACCGACCTTCTCGCCTACAGCCGCCTGTCGCGCGCCGAGCTGCGCATCGAGCCGGTCGACCCGGCGGCGGTCCTCCGCGCTGTCATGCGCGACCTGGAAGGCGAAATCGCTGCCCGCGGGGCGGAGATCGCTGTTGCGCCGGCGTTGCCGATGGTGATGGGGAACCAGGCCATGCTGGTGCAGGTGCTCGCCAACCTGGTGTCGAACGCGATCAAGTTCGTTGTCCCTGGCACGCCGCCGCGCGTGTCGATCGGCGGCAGCAGGGACGGACCACTCGTCCGGCTGTCGATCGAGGATAATGGCATCGGTATCGCCCCCGAACATCATGAGCACGTGTTCGGGGTATTTGAACGGCTGCACGGGCAGGAGCAATATCCGGGCACGGGAATCGGGCTCGCGATCGTGAAGAAAGGGATTGAACGAATGGGCGGAAGTGTACGCATCCTGCCAGCGGCGTCGGGCGGTACCGTGTTCGAGCTTGCCTTGCCGGCGGCCGCATGA
- a CDS encoding PilZ domain-containing protein: MSEQITEQRRAHVRRLLQVEASLSNDNRSRTWRVHLTDIARMGVGFVAAEPLTDCVHGVLRFRFPDSTVTDEVHIRIVHCRAIGAAGRVQCGARIHTMSDACVERIMEYVTRGESTMPPAPRSADGSR; encoded by the coding sequence GTGAGCGAACAGATAACTGAACAGCGGCGCGCTCATGTCCGCCGCCTCCTGCAGGTCGAGGCATCGCTATCGAACGACAATCGCAGCAGGACCTGGCGCGTCCACCTCACCGACATCGCCAGGATGGGCGTCGGATTCGTCGCAGCGGAACCATTGACTGACTGCGTGCACGGTGTCCTGCGGTTTCGTTTTCCCGACAGTACGGTCACGGACGAGGTGCACATCCGCATCGTTCACTGCCGCGCCATCGGTGCGGCAGGCCGCGTTCAATGCGGTGCCCGGATCCATACCATGTCCGATGCCTGCGTCGAGCGAATCATGGAATATGTGACGCGTGGCGAGTCGACGATGCCACCGGCGCCGCGATCCGCCGACGGAAGCCGCTGA
- a CDS encoding sialate O-acetylesterase, giving the protein MVLLAGQSNMSGRGLGTDPMADTPADPRLLAWDARANTLRLARDPLPHQDRGERPVRIGPGISFGQAYLARGSAGRQLVLVAAAYGGTGFSDNAGSWRVTGAAVSPLAAEAVARANAAMRAARARGAPARFAAILWHQGETDGGNRMAPEAYAAELVALATYLRSHIDGAGPSTPFIVGQYVPAHLAADRFLQRIADVNRELPATLAHSACVGSHGLSGNSTRDAVHFDAASQRDMGRRYAAALDALESQSLARASEPTRCDWHMAPARPTDEVR; this is encoded by the coding sequence GTGGTGCTGCTTGCCGGGCAATCGAACATGTCGGGCCGCGGCCTGGGCACCGATCCGATGGCGGACACGCCGGCCGATCCGCGCCTGCTTGCATGGGATGCGCGGGCCAACACATTGCGGCTCGCGCGCGATCCGCTGCCGCACCAGGACCGTGGAGAACGCCCTGTCCGGATCGGGCCAGGCATCTCGTTCGGCCAGGCCTACCTTGCGCGTGGCAGCGCGGGCCGGCAACTGGTGCTCGTGGCCGCGGCATATGGCGGCACCGGCTTCAGCGACAACGCCGGCAGCTGGCGCGTCACCGGTGCGGCGGTCTCGCCGCTGGCGGCCGAGGCGGTGGCGCGCGCCAATGCGGCGATGCGTGCGGCACGCGCCCGCGGTGCACCGGCGCGTTTCGCCGCCATCCTGTGGCACCAGGGCGAAACGGACGGCGGCAACCGCATGGCCCCCGAGGCCTATGCAGCCGAACTGGTGGCGCTGGCCACCTACCTGCGCAGCCATATCGACGGCGCCGGCCCGTCGACGCCATTCATCGTCGGCCAGTATGTGCCGGCCCACCTGGCGGCCGATCGTTTCCTGCAGCGGATCGCCGACGTCAATCGCGAGCTTCCCGCCACGCTGGCGCACAGTGCCTGCGTCGGCAGCCACGGCCTGTCGGGCAATTCGACGCGCGACGCGGTTCACTTCGACGCGGCTTCACAGCGCGACATGGGGCGCCGCTATGCCGCCGCCCTCGATGCCCTGGAGAGCCAGTCACTGGCGCGCGCGTCGGAGCCCACGCGATGCGACTGGCACATGGCGCCCGCCCGGCCCACGGACGAGGTACGCTGA
- a CDS encoding VF530 family DNA-binding protein, translating to MRVQSLNGITLESLLTRLVEHYGWHELARRIDINCFRSEPSVKSSLKFLRRAPWARTQVEALFLDTDFPD from the coding sequence ATGCGTGTGCAATCCCTGAACGGCATTACCCTGGAATCCTTGCTCACCCGGCTGGTCGAGCACTATGGCTGGCACGAGCTGGCTCGCCGCATCGACATCAATTGCTTTCGAAGCGAGCCGAGCGTGAAGTCCAGCCTTAAATTCCTGCGCCGCGCTCCATGGGCACGCACGCAGGTGGAAGCGCTGTTCCTGGATACCGACTTTCCTGACTGA
- a CDS encoding DUF3237 domain-containing protein: MKKYLGIALMLSSFAVGSGPACGAEKQVFQPPTPKLEHLARFTVNLEAPIWELGATSDLGRRRIIPITSGSFDGARLKGTILNNGADWQVVTAQGLAIIDTRYLLKTADGALIYLQTKGFRYGPADVMAEVAKGNPVDPAKYTFRVTMSFETADPRYAWLNRAIGVGAAMRLGSAVVYDAYLLE, from the coding sequence ATGAAAAAGTATCTGGGCATCGCCCTCATGCTGTCGTCATTTGCCGTGGGATCCGGCCCAGCGTGCGGTGCGGAGAAGCAAGTCTTCCAACCGCCAACACCGAAGCTGGAACATCTCGCACGATTCACCGTGAACCTGGAAGCGCCGATCTGGGAGCTGGGCGCGACCAGCGATCTCGGACGCCGCCGCATCATCCCGATCACCAGCGGCAGTTTCGACGGTGCGCGCCTGAAGGGCACCATCCTGAACAACGGGGCGGACTGGCAGGTGGTGACTGCGCAGGGGCTTGCGATCATCGACACGCGTTACCTGCTCAAGACCGCCGACGGCGCGCTGATCTACCTGCAGACCAAGGGTTTCCGCTACGGTCCGGCCGATGTGATGGCGGAAGTCGCCAAGGGCAACCCGGTCGATCCGGCAAAATATACGTTTCGCGTGACGATGAGTTTTGAAACGGCCGATCCGCGCTATGCGTGGCTCAACCGCGCCATCGGCGTGGGGGCGGCGATGCGTCTTGGTTCGGCTGTCGTCTACGACGCCTATCTGCTGGAGTAG
- a CDS encoding AraC family transcriptional regulator, whose product MRDRLSEPFDLAQLAGAAHLSPFHFSRMFKKSIGMSPSLIDGRCTNAR is encoded by the coding sequence ATGCGCGACAGACTGTCGGAACCTTTCGACCTCGCCCAGCTTGCCGGCGCAGCGCACCTTAGTCCATTTCACTTCAGCCGGATGTTCAAGAAGTCGATCGGCATGTCGCCATCGCTCATTGACGGTCGGTGCACCAACGCCCGCTAG
- a CDS encoding AraC family transcriptional regulator, giving the protein MADPLAEVVSLLQLAPRYAKVVDAAGTWRVQRTETGQASFCVILDGSCRLTVGDSEPLLLSPGDFVLIPATYEFGMSSLVPPPHRHAVMLPVQLGPGEFRLGEQHGPPEVRYIVGYCEFGSPDAALLVSLLPKFIHVCGERRLATLAELLREESLARRPAREVIMTRLLEVLLIEALRSAQGTMASPGLLRGLADARLAVALRLIHATPARAWTVAALAQEAALSRSGFFERFNQAVGVAPMEYVLTWRMALAKDLLRRSDCRIAQVAEQVGYSSASTFNVAFTRHAGITPARYARQSGQPAAPVRSGSSHPVETLSHPDPSSHRHAHVVE; this is encoded by the coding sequence ATGGCCGATCCATTGGCGGAAGTAGTCAGCTTGCTGCAGCTCGCTCCACGTTATGCCAAGGTGGTCGATGCCGCGGGCACCTGGCGCGTGCAGCGGACGGAAACCGGCCAAGCCTCGTTCTGCGTGATCCTCGACGGTAGCTGCCGCCTGACGGTTGGCGACAGCGAGCCGCTGCTGCTGTCGCCCGGGGACTTCGTCCTCATCCCGGCGACTTACGAGTTCGGCATGTCGAGCCTGGTACCGCCGCCCCATCGACACGCCGTGATGCTGCCGGTGCAGCTCGGGCCCGGCGAGTTCCGCCTGGGCGAGCAGCACGGCCCGCCAGAGGTGCGCTACATCGTCGGCTACTGCGAATTCGGCTCCCCGGATGCGGCGCTGCTGGTCTCGCTGCTGCCGAAGTTCATTCACGTGTGCGGCGAGCGCAGGCTGGCGACACTGGCGGAACTGCTGCGCGAAGAGTCGCTCGCCCGGCGCCCGGCGCGCGAGGTCATCATGACCCGCTTGCTCGAGGTGCTGCTGATCGAGGCCTTGCGCTCGGCGCAGGGCACGATGGCGTCGCCCGGGCTGTTGCGGGGATTGGCCGACGCGCGGCTGGCGGTCGCGCTTCGCCTCATCCACGCCACCCCGGCACGCGCGTGGACCGTGGCGGCGCTGGCGCAGGAAGCGGCCTTGTCCCGTTCAGGATTTTTCGAACGGTTCAATCAAGCGGTAGGTGTCGCGCCGATGGAATACGTTCTCACGTGGCGCATGGCGCTGGCAAAAGACCTGCTGCGGCGCAGCGACTGCCGGATAGCCCAGGTGGCCGAGCAGGTCGGCTACAGTTCGGCAAGCACCTTCAACGTCGCCTTCACGCGCCATGCCGGCATCACGCCAGCGCGTTATGCGCGTCAATCCGGCCAGCCGGCTGCGCCAGTCAGGTCTGGCTCGTCACACCCGGTCGAGACTCTGTCACATCCAGACCCGTCATCGCATCGTCATGCTCATGTCGTAGAGTGA
- a CDS encoding SDR family oxidoreductase — protein MNTVLITGCSSGFGLEIARHFLERDWKVVATMRTPDPALLPRSDRLRIVALDVTDAASIRAAIDAAGAVDVLVNNAGIGMLNPLEAITMASAREVFETNTLGTIAMTQAVLPAFRARGAGVIVNVTSTVTLAPRPLLSVYTASKAAVNAFTESLALELEPLGIRAHLVLPGRAPDTRFGAGARSRMQGDVPQAYRPFVDTVFAGMQAPGPVTLPEDVARAVWRVVTEPAAPLRVPAGEDAEALAATQKAA, from the coding sequence ATGAACACTGTGCTGATCACTGGCTGCTCGTCCGGCTTCGGGCTGGAGATTGCCCGCCACTTTCTCGAACGCGACTGGAAGGTCGTCGCTACCATGCGCACGCCCGACCCCGCGCTCCTGCCGCGGTCGGACCGGTTGCGCATCGTGGCGCTGGACGTGACCGATGCCGCCAGCATCCGCGCCGCCATCGACGCCGCGGGCGCCGTCGACGTCCTGGTCAATAACGCCGGCATCGGGATGCTTAATCCGCTCGAAGCGATCACGATGGCATCGGCGCGCGAAGTGTTCGAGACCAATACGCTGGGAACGATCGCGATGACACAGGCGGTATTGCCTGCGTTCCGGGCGCGGGGCGCCGGTGTGATCGTCAACGTCACCTCGACAGTGACCCTTGCGCCTCGTCCCCTGCTGTCGGTCTACACGGCCAGCAAGGCCGCCGTGAACGCGTTTACCGAATCGCTGGCGCTCGAACTGGAACCGCTCGGTATTCGCGCCCACCTGGTGCTGCCTGGCCGCGCGCCCGATACCCGATTCGGCGCGGGGGCGCGCAGTCGAATGCAGGGCGACGTGCCGCAGGCCTACCGGCCCTTCGTGGACACCGTATTCGCCGGGATGCAGGCCCCCGGCCCCGTTACGCTTCCCGAAGATGTGGCGCGTGCGGTATGGCGGGTGGTCACGGAGCCGGCGGCACCGCTCAGGGTGCCGGCTGGCGAGGACGCGGAGGCGCTCGCGGCGACGCAAAAAGCCGCCTGA
- a CDS encoding DUF2783 domain-containing protein, producing the protein MNAQLNLDSNLSAPDDFYEALIDAHQGLDDEQSRMLNAQLILLLSNHIGNLAVLREALSIARANAGSTAR; encoded by the coding sequence ATGAATGCGCAACTGAACCTGGACAGCAACCTGTCCGCCCCCGACGATTTCTACGAGGCGTTGATCGACGCCCACCAGGGCCTCGATGATGAGCAGAGCAGGATGCTGAACGCCCAGCTGATCCTGCTGCTGTCGAATCACATCGGCAACCTGGCGGTGCTGCGCGAGGCCCTGTCGATCGCCCGGGCAAACGCGGGTAGCACGGCACGCTGA